The DNA sequence TTTCCTTGCGCTGCCTGCAGCGGCGTGTGGAACGAGTGACACGGATTGTGTCGTGCCATCAGGGGACTATCGGATCTATCTGCCTGACAATTTGGCGGGTGAGCCGCCCGCGGGAGCGGTTCTCTTTTTTCATGGGTGGAAGGGCTCCTCTGAGGGGGTGATGCGCAATGTGAGCCTGCAGGAGATGAGCGATCGCTTGCAATTAGCTCTCATTGCAGCAAATGGGCTTCGTGGCGGTTGGTCATTTCAAGGGGCGCCAGCAAGAGCCAGAAACGAGCTCGCCTATGTGGGAGAGGTGCTGGAAGATGTTGAGGTCCGGTTCCAAGTGCCAAGGGACAAAATCCTGGCCTCTGGTTTTTCCTTAGGTGCCTCGATGGTCTGGAGCTTATCCTGCTACATGGGGGATGAGTTTGCGGGTTTTGCACCTGTCGCGGGCACACTATGGAACCCGCTGCCAGAAAACTGTCCAAGCGATCTGCCGAACCTCATGCACTATCACGGGCAAAAAGACGGAACCTTTCCATTGGCCGGGCGGGCGATCGCTGGCGGCCTCTATCGTCAGGGCAACACATATGAGAGTTTTGATATCTGGCACTCCCAAGGCCAGTGTGAAAAGGAAGAGCCAGAGGTCCTAGAAACAGGACCTTTGCGTTGCGAACGCAGATCGGGATGCGGCGGCAGCGTTTTGGAGCTTTGCCTCCATGAAGGCGGCCACATTTATCGTGCTGCCTGGATTGAGCGCAGCTGGGAAATTCTGTCCGGCCTTAAAGGTTGGTAGAGTGGCGCGTCGACCATAGAGAAACAATCATGACCACTGAAAATCACCAAAAACGGACCGGCGCGCTGTCTGGCCTTACTGTGCTGGACCTGTCGAGGATCCTCGCCGGACCAACGGCAACTCAATTGCTCGGCGATTTGGGCGCGGAAATCATCAAAATTGAGCGGCCCGGCAAAGGGGATGACACCCGCGCCTGGGGACCTCCCTTCCTGAAAGACAGGGAAGGCAAAGACACCGAAGAAAGTGCTTACTACCTATCCTCAAACCGCAACAAGCAATCCGTTGCCATCAATTTGGCCAGTGAGGAAGGCCGAGAGCTCATCCGTCAGCTGGCGGATGGTGCGGACATTCTGGTTGAGAATTTCAAAGTGGGAGATCTGGCGCGCTATGAGCTGGACTATGAGACGCTCTCTCAACGAAATCCTCGGCTGATCTATTGTTCGATTTCAGGTTTCGGTCAGACGGGGCCTTATGCCCCCCGCGCCGGATATGACTTTCTCATTCAGGGCATGGGAGGGATCATGAGCATCACAGGCGACCCTCTGGATCACCCGCAAAGCACAGGGCCGATGAAGGTAGGGGTCGGCATCGCAGACGTCATGTGCGGCATGTATGCGACGGTCGGAATTCTGGCAGCGTTGGAAGCGCGCCACAAATCGGGCACTGGTCAGCACATAGACATATCGCTTCTGGACAGCCAGGTGGCCTGGTTGGTCAATCAGGGTACCTCCTATCTTGTCTCGGGAGACACACCGGTCCCTCTGGGAAATGGTCACCCGACCATTGTGCCTTATGAAACCTTTCCCGCCTCTGACAAGGCCTTCATCCTTGCTGTTGGAAATGATGGACAGTTTTCGAAGTTCTGTTCTGCTGCCGGTGCTGAGCACCTGTCGGCCGATGAACGTTTCGCAAAGAATGTTGATCGCGTACACAACCGTGATGTGCTGATCCCATTATTGCAGGACCTGACCCGGCAAAAGTCAGCAGCAGAATGGATTG is a window from the Rhodobiaceae bacterium genome containing:
- the uctC gene encoding acetyl-CoA:oxalate CoA-transferase; translation: MTTENHQKRTGALSGLTVLDLSRILAGPTATQLLGDLGAEIIKIERPGKGDDTRAWGPPFLKDREGKDTEESAYYLSSNRNKQSVAINLASEEGRELIRQLADGADILVENFKVGDLARYELDYETLSQRNPRLIYCSISGFGQTGPYAPRAGYDFLIQGMGGIMSITGDPLDHPQSTGPMKVGVGIADVMCGMYATVGILAALEARHKSGTGQHIDISLLDSQVAWLVNQGTSYLVSGDTPVPLGNGHPTIVPYETFPASDKAFILAVGNDGQFSKFCSAAGAEHLSADERFAKNVDRVHNRDVLIPLLQDLTRQKSAAEWIELLEGAGVPCGPINTIPDVFADPQIQHREMKVEMSHSTSGSGTVPLIGNPLKLSETPVQYNRPPPVRGADTNNVLASKLQLSDEEMAGLAEAGVIEDRKI
- a CDS encoding esterase, PHB depolymerase family (esterase_phb), which produces MSRVFSINLLIVCALASFLALPAAACGTSDTDCVVPSGDYRIYLPDNLAGEPPAGAVLFFHGWKGSSEGVMRNVSLQEMSDRLQLALIAANGLRGGWSFQGAPARARNELAYVGEVLEDVEVRFQVPRDKILASGFSLGASMVWSLSCYMGDEFAGFAPVAGTLWNPLPENCPSDLPNLMHYHGQKDGTFPLAGRAIAGGLYRQGNTYESFDIWHSQGQCEKEEPEVLETGPLRCERRSGCGGSVLELCLHEGGHIYRAAWIERSWEILSGLKGW